The following are from one region of the Sorghum bicolor cultivar BTx623 chromosome 2, Sorghum_bicolor_NCBIv3, whole genome shotgun sequence genome:
- the LOC8083266 gene encoding peroxidase 17, with protein MAVPRGCLLRLLAVAVFLAFLCCRGEAAVRELKVGYYAETCPEAEDIVRETMARARAREARSVASVMRLQFHDCFVNGCDGSVLMDATPTMPGEKEALSNIDSLRSFEVVDEIKEALEERCPGVVSCADIVIMAARDAVVLTGGPNWEVRLGRDDSLTASQEDSDNIMPSPRANASSLIRLFAGLNLSVTDLVALSGSHSIGEARCFSIVFRLYNQSGSGRPDPHMDAAYRRALEALCPKGGNEEVTGGLDATPRVFDNQYFKDLVALRGFLNSDQTLFSDNARTRRVVKQFSKNQDAFFRAFIEGMIKMGELQNPRKGEIRRNCRVANCSPVAPRVVDI; from the exons ATGGCGGTCCCCCGCGGATGCCTCCTCCGCCTGCTCGCCGTCGCCGTGTTCCTCGCGTTCCTCTGCTGCCGCGGCGAGGCGGCGGTGAGGGAGCTCAAGGTCGGGTACTACGCGGAGACGTGCCCGGAGGCGGAGGACATCGTCCGCGAGACCATGGCGCGCGCGCGGGCACGCGAGGCCCGCAGCGTCGCCTCCGTCATGCGCCTCCAGTTCCACGACTGCTTCGTCAAC GGGTGCGACGGCTCCGTGCTGATGGACGCCACGCCGACGATGCCCGGCGAGAAGGAGGCGCTGTCCAACATCGACTCCCTGCGCTCGTTCGAGGTCGTCGACGAGATCAAGGAGGCGCTGGAGGAGCGCTGCCCCGGCGTCGTCTCCTGCGCCGACATCGTCATCATGGCCGCCCGCGACGCCGTTGTCCTG ACCGGTGGGCCCAACTGGGAGGTGCGTCTCGGGCGCGATGACAGCCTGACGGCGAGCCAGGAGGACTCGGATAACATCATGCCGAGCCCGCGCGCCAACGCGAGCTCTCTCATCCGCCTCTTCGCGGGGCTCAACCTCAGCGTCACCGACCTCGTCGCGCTCTCGGGCTCGCACTCCATCGGCGAGGCCCGCTGCTTCTCCATCGTCTTCCGCCTCTACAACCAGTCCGGATCCGGCCGCCCGGACCCCCACATGGACGCCGCCTACCGCCGCGCGCTCGAGGCGCTCTGCCCGAAGGGCGGCAACGAGGAGGTCACGGGAGGCCTGGACGCCACCCCGCGCGTCTTCGACAACCAGTACTTCAAGGACCTCGTCGCGCTCCGCGGCTTCCTCAACTCCGACCAGACGCTCTTCTCTGACAACGCCAGGACTCGCCGCGTCGTCAAGCAGTTCAGCAAGAACCAGGACGCCTTCTTCAGAGCATTCATCGAGGGGATGATCAAGATGGGGGAGCTGCAGAACCCCCGGAAAGGGGAGATACGGCGCAACTGCCGCGTTGCTAACTGCTCGCCGGTGGCGCCCCGAGTCGTCGACATCTGA
- the LOC8083265 gene encoding plant cysteine oxidase 1, protein MDGDRSEVQRLYDAVFSLSPRRGGGGGGGGLPTLTHIRWLQDILDGMKAADVGIDAGAGDGERSSSSSAFSSSDDERSPRGRRFIPAPALFTRITYVHIHECDDFSIGVFCFPAGATLPLHDHPQMVVLSKLLYGSMRVSSYDWVTAPCSGGPTKGGLAKVVAVDELREAPCKASVLFPRSGGNIHTLTAVTPCALLDVLAPPYAEDLGRPSTYISDTPIPSLPGFAVLEEARLPEDFRVVGAPYVGPELVVDMDLYDDD, encoded by the exons ATGGACGGTGACCGGAGCGAGGTGCAGCGGCTGTACGACGCCGTGTTCTCGCTCTCGCCgcggaggggagggggagggggagggggagggctCCCGACGCTCACGCACATCAGGTGGCTGCAGGACATCCTCG ACGGGATGAAGGCGGCCGACGTCGGGATCGACGCCGGCGCCGGAGATGGCGAGaggtcgtcctcctcctccgccttttcCTCTTCGGACGACGAGAGGAGCCCGCGGGGGCGGCGGTTTATCCCGGCGCCGGCGTTGTTCACGCGGATCACCTACGTGCACATCCACGAGTGCGACGATTTCTCG ATAGGCGTGTTCTGCTTCCCGGCGGGCGCGACGCTGCCGCTGCACGACCACCCGCAGATGGTGGTGCTGAGCAAGCTGCTCTACGGCTCCATGCGCGTCAGCTCTTACGACTGGGTCACCGCGCCGTGCTCCGGCGGCCCAACAAAGG GCGGTTTAGCCAAGGTGGTGGCGGTGGACGAGCTCCGGGAGGCGCCGTGCAAGGCGTCGGTGCTGTTCCCCCGGAGCGGCGGCAACATCCACACCCTCACTGCCGTCACGCCGTGCGCTCTCCTCGACGTGCTCGCGCCGCCGTACGCGGAGGACCTTGGGCGCCCGTCCACCTACATTTCCGACACCCCTATTCCTTCTCTTCCAG GTTTTGCAGTACTGGAAGAGGCACGCCTGCCAGAGGATTTTCGTGTTGTAGGTGCCCCATACGTAGGGCCCGAGCTCGTGGTAGATATGGACCTGTATGATGACGACTAG
- the LOC8063738 gene encoding tRNA (cytosine(34)-C(5))-methyltransferase isoform X1, with the protein MGGGRKRGRTQRRHFKQGRENVWKHNPQRPPAGEGGEGREGNPSWQPFATENPSFEEYYKEQQIVPEEEWDSFMSMLRKPLPATFRINASCQFYQDICSQLENDFRKSLETEVVTDEHEEDAIRPLPWYPGNLAWHLNFSRMQLRRNQALESFHEFLKRENEVGNITRQEAVSMVPPLFLNVQPDHHILDMCAAPGSKTFQLLEMIHQSTKPGVLPNALVVANDVDVQRCNLLIHQTKRMCTANLIVTNHEAQNFPGCNLAKFCSEVCMDEAKLQRLEFDRVLCDVPCSGDGTVRKAPDMWRKWNAGMGNGLHRLQVEIAMRGMGLLKVGGRMVYSTCSMNPVENEAVVAEILRRCGDSVELLDVSNELPELARRPGLSTWKVRDRGSWFGVHEDVPRYRKHVISPSMFPSGKGSKDSLTVSSSVEVNTDVADADMKDSTDIGEGEQETNITIDDSDNADNLKTKEGTKVDCEFGEVTASSYKKSNSTPIRTEHSDYPLHRCMRIVAHDQNSGAFFIAVLHKLSPLNENQVIDGVKGEQNISKDKTEKLEKDLGSDKASSEENIVHHEVIDNTNVLDGEQNEDRDNKSSKDKSSEDSKVNVNEAEKGQAGTRDRRRQQNQGRWRGVDPVIFFKDEATVKSIVSFYGIMDSFPLEGHLVTRNPDASHVKRIYYVSKSVQDALQLNIKVGERLKITSLGLKIFERQSSKEGSPCTFRLSSEGLPLLLPYITKQILYASAIDFQHLLQYRTIKFPDFVDAKFGEEASALLPGCCVVVLREGHQDIGSIATDPSAIAIVCWKGKTNLCVMVSPLDGKELLERISLRFGLKIPKGDKEKPSEEIAGSDELLDCATEVDDQECFPESKASDIEISDAKDAD; encoded by the exons ATGGGAGGCGGGCGGAAGCGCGGGCGCACGCAGCGCCGCCACTTCAAGCAGGGCCGCGAGAACGTCTGGAAGCACAACCCTCAGCGTCCTCCCGCCGGCGAAGGAGGCGAGGGGCGGGAGGGCAATCCCTCGTGGCAGCCCTTCGCCACCGAGAACCCGTCCTTCGAGGAGTACTACAAG GAGCAGCAAATTGTTCCTGAGGAAGAGTGGGATAGCTTCATGAGTATGCTTCGGAAGCCATTACCTGCCACTTTTAGGATTAATGCGAG CTGTCAGTTTTATCAAGATATCTGCTCACAATTGGAAAACGACTTCAGGAAATCATTAGAGACTGAGGTT GTGACCGATGAACATGAAGAAGATGCTATTAGGCCTTTGCCTTGGTACCCGGGTAATCTTGCATGGCATTTGAACTTTTCTCGAATGCAGCTGAGGAGAAACCAGGCACTTGAGAG TTTTCATGAATTCTTGAAGAGAGAGAACGAAGTTGGCAATATAACTAGGCAAGAGGCTGTCAGTATG GTCCCACCACTGTTTCTGAATGTGCAACCTGATCATCATATTCTTGACA TGTGTGCTGCTCCAGGATCTAAAACTTTCCAGTTACTTGAGATGATTCACCAGTCAACGAAGCCTGGAGTGCTTCCAAATGCCTTG GTGGTAGCTAATGATGTTGATGTGCAAAGATGCAATCTTCTTATTCACCAGACCAAGAGAATGTGCACAGCTAACTTGATTGTGACAAATCATGAAGCACAAAACTTTCCTGGTTGTAATCTTGCAAAGTTCTGTTCAGAAGTGTGTATGGATGAGGCAAAACTGCAGAGGTTGGAGTTTGACCGCGTTCTTTGTGATGTGCCTTGTAGTGGTGATGGGACTGTCCGTAAGGCTCCTGATATGTGGAGGAAATG GAATGCTGGTATGGGGAACGGACTTCATCGCCTGCAAGTGGAAATTGCTATGCGTG GTATGGGTTTGCTCAAAGTGGGTGGGAGGATGGTTTATTCAACATGTTCAATGAACCCTGTTGAAAATGAAGCTGTTGTTGCTGAG ATTTTGCGGAGATGTGGGGACTCTGTTGAACTTCTTGATGTTTCTAATGAGCTACCTGAATTAGCCCGTCGTCCTGGACTTAGCACCTGGAAG GTACGGGATAGAGGGTCTTGGTTTGGTGTTCACGAAGATGTACCTCGCTACAGGAAGCATGTGATATCACCAAGTATGTTTCCCTCTGGGAAAGGCAGCAAAGATAGTCTTACGGTGAGCAGCAGCGTTGAGGTCAACACAGATGTAGCTGATGCTGACATGAAGGATTCAACAGACATTGGAGAGGGAGAACAAGAAACAAATATAACAATTGATGACAGTGATAATGCTGACAATCTGAAAACCAAAGAGGGAACCAAAGTTGATTGTGAGTTTGGTGAGGTTACAGCTAGTAGTTATAAAAAGTCAAATTCTACTCCCATCCGTACAGAACATTCAGATTATCCACTGCATCGCTGTATGAGAATTGTTGCTCATGACCAGAACAGTGGGGCATTTTTCATTGCAGTCCTTCATAAACTCTCCCCACTGAACG AGAACCAGGTGATAGATGGGGTAAAAGGTGAACAGAATATTTCAAAAGACAAAACTGAGAAACTTGAGAAAGATTTAGGATCAGATAAGGCATCATCTGAAGAAAATATAGTGCATCATGAAGTGATTGATAATACAAATGTTCTGGATGGAGAACAAAATGAAGACAGGGATAACAAAAGTTCAAAAGATAAGAGCTCAGAGGATTCTAAGGTGAATGTTAATGAGGCGGAAAAGGGTCAAGCAGGAACAAGGGATAGGAGGAGGCAGCAGAACCAAGGCAGGTGGAGAGGGGTTGACCCTGTGATATTTTTTAAAGATGAAGCAACAGTCAAAAGTATTGTATCTTTCTATGGTATCATGGATTCATTTCCACTTGAAGGTCATCTCGTGACTAGAAATCCTGATGCTAGTCATGTTAAGAGAATATACTATGTGTCAAAATCTGTTCAAGATGCTTTGCAGCTCAACATAAAAGTTGGCGAGCGGCTTAAGATCACCTCACTAGGCCTAAAGATATTT GAAAGGCAGTCTTCAAAGGAAGGCTCACCATGCACATTTAGGTTGTCATCAGAGGGATTGCCGCTCCTGCTTCCATACATCACAAAACAGATTCTATATGCGTCTGCAATTGACTTCCAGCATCTTTTACAGTACAGGACTATTAAGTTTCCTGATTTTGTGGATGCAAAATTTGGTGAGGAAGCTTCAGCTTTGCTTCCAGGTTGCTGTGTCGTAGTATTACGTGAAG GGCATCAGGATATAGGATCCATAGCTACAGATCCCTCAGCTATTGCCATCGTTTGCTGGAAAGGAAAGACCAACTTGTGTGTCATGGTTTCTCCACTAGATGGGAAAGAACTGCTTGAGAGGATTTCATTGCGTTTTGGGCTGAAAATCCCCAAAGGGGATAAAGAGAAACCCAGCGAGGAGATTGCTGGATCAGACGAGCTGCTTGATTGTGCCACTGAGGTGGACGATCAAGAATGTTTTCCTGAAAGCAAAGCATCGGACATCGAAATATCAGATGCTAAGGATGCTGACTAG
- the LOC8063738 gene encoding tRNA (cytosine(34)-C(5))-methyltransferase isoform X2 — MGGGRKRGRTQRRHFKQGRENVWKHNPQRPPAGEGGEGREGNPSWQPFATENPSFEEYYKEQQIVPEEEWDSFMSMLRKPLPATFRINASCQFYQDICSQLENDFRKSLETEVTDEHEEDAIRPLPWYPGNLAWHLNFSRMQLRRNQALESFHEFLKRENEVGNITRQEAVSMVPPLFLNVQPDHHILDMCAAPGSKTFQLLEMIHQSTKPGVLPNALVVANDVDVQRCNLLIHQTKRMCTANLIVTNHEAQNFPGCNLAKFCSEVCMDEAKLQRLEFDRVLCDVPCSGDGTVRKAPDMWRKWNAGMGNGLHRLQVEIAMRGMGLLKVGGRMVYSTCSMNPVENEAVVAEILRRCGDSVELLDVSNELPELARRPGLSTWKVRDRGSWFGVHEDVPRYRKHVISPSMFPSGKGSKDSLTVSSSVEVNTDVADADMKDSTDIGEGEQETNITIDDSDNADNLKTKEGTKVDCEFGEVTASSYKKSNSTPIRTEHSDYPLHRCMRIVAHDQNSGAFFIAVLHKLSPLNENQVIDGVKGEQNISKDKTEKLEKDLGSDKASSEENIVHHEVIDNTNVLDGEQNEDRDNKSSKDKSSEDSKVNVNEAEKGQAGTRDRRRQQNQGRWRGVDPVIFFKDEATVKSIVSFYGIMDSFPLEGHLVTRNPDASHVKRIYYVSKSVQDALQLNIKVGERLKITSLGLKIFERQSSKEGSPCTFRLSSEGLPLLLPYITKQILYASAIDFQHLLQYRTIKFPDFVDAKFGEEASALLPGCCVVVLREGHQDIGSIATDPSAIAIVCWKGKTNLCVMVSPLDGKELLERISLRFGLKIPKGDKEKPSEEIAGSDELLDCATEVDDQECFPESKASDIEISDAKDAD, encoded by the exons ATGGGAGGCGGGCGGAAGCGCGGGCGCACGCAGCGCCGCCACTTCAAGCAGGGCCGCGAGAACGTCTGGAAGCACAACCCTCAGCGTCCTCCCGCCGGCGAAGGAGGCGAGGGGCGGGAGGGCAATCCCTCGTGGCAGCCCTTCGCCACCGAGAACCCGTCCTTCGAGGAGTACTACAAG GAGCAGCAAATTGTTCCTGAGGAAGAGTGGGATAGCTTCATGAGTATGCTTCGGAAGCCATTACCTGCCACTTTTAGGATTAATGCGAG CTGTCAGTTTTATCAAGATATCTGCTCACAATTGGAAAACGACTTCAGGAAATCATTAGAGACTGAG GTGACCGATGAACATGAAGAAGATGCTATTAGGCCTTTGCCTTGGTACCCGGGTAATCTTGCATGGCATTTGAACTTTTCTCGAATGCAGCTGAGGAGAAACCAGGCACTTGAGAG TTTTCATGAATTCTTGAAGAGAGAGAACGAAGTTGGCAATATAACTAGGCAAGAGGCTGTCAGTATG GTCCCACCACTGTTTCTGAATGTGCAACCTGATCATCATATTCTTGACA TGTGTGCTGCTCCAGGATCTAAAACTTTCCAGTTACTTGAGATGATTCACCAGTCAACGAAGCCTGGAGTGCTTCCAAATGCCTTG GTGGTAGCTAATGATGTTGATGTGCAAAGATGCAATCTTCTTATTCACCAGACCAAGAGAATGTGCACAGCTAACTTGATTGTGACAAATCATGAAGCACAAAACTTTCCTGGTTGTAATCTTGCAAAGTTCTGTTCAGAAGTGTGTATGGATGAGGCAAAACTGCAGAGGTTGGAGTTTGACCGCGTTCTTTGTGATGTGCCTTGTAGTGGTGATGGGACTGTCCGTAAGGCTCCTGATATGTGGAGGAAATG GAATGCTGGTATGGGGAACGGACTTCATCGCCTGCAAGTGGAAATTGCTATGCGTG GTATGGGTTTGCTCAAAGTGGGTGGGAGGATGGTTTATTCAACATGTTCAATGAACCCTGTTGAAAATGAAGCTGTTGTTGCTGAG ATTTTGCGGAGATGTGGGGACTCTGTTGAACTTCTTGATGTTTCTAATGAGCTACCTGAATTAGCCCGTCGTCCTGGACTTAGCACCTGGAAG GTACGGGATAGAGGGTCTTGGTTTGGTGTTCACGAAGATGTACCTCGCTACAGGAAGCATGTGATATCACCAAGTATGTTTCCCTCTGGGAAAGGCAGCAAAGATAGTCTTACGGTGAGCAGCAGCGTTGAGGTCAACACAGATGTAGCTGATGCTGACATGAAGGATTCAACAGACATTGGAGAGGGAGAACAAGAAACAAATATAACAATTGATGACAGTGATAATGCTGACAATCTGAAAACCAAAGAGGGAACCAAAGTTGATTGTGAGTTTGGTGAGGTTACAGCTAGTAGTTATAAAAAGTCAAATTCTACTCCCATCCGTACAGAACATTCAGATTATCCACTGCATCGCTGTATGAGAATTGTTGCTCATGACCAGAACAGTGGGGCATTTTTCATTGCAGTCCTTCATAAACTCTCCCCACTGAACG AGAACCAGGTGATAGATGGGGTAAAAGGTGAACAGAATATTTCAAAAGACAAAACTGAGAAACTTGAGAAAGATTTAGGATCAGATAAGGCATCATCTGAAGAAAATATAGTGCATCATGAAGTGATTGATAATACAAATGTTCTGGATGGAGAACAAAATGAAGACAGGGATAACAAAAGTTCAAAAGATAAGAGCTCAGAGGATTCTAAGGTGAATGTTAATGAGGCGGAAAAGGGTCAAGCAGGAACAAGGGATAGGAGGAGGCAGCAGAACCAAGGCAGGTGGAGAGGGGTTGACCCTGTGATATTTTTTAAAGATGAAGCAACAGTCAAAAGTATTGTATCTTTCTATGGTATCATGGATTCATTTCCACTTGAAGGTCATCTCGTGACTAGAAATCCTGATGCTAGTCATGTTAAGAGAATATACTATGTGTCAAAATCTGTTCAAGATGCTTTGCAGCTCAACATAAAAGTTGGCGAGCGGCTTAAGATCACCTCACTAGGCCTAAAGATATTT GAAAGGCAGTCTTCAAAGGAAGGCTCACCATGCACATTTAGGTTGTCATCAGAGGGATTGCCGCTCCTGCTTCCATACATCACAAAACAGATTCTATATGCGTCTGCAATTGACTTCCAGCATCTTTTACAGTACAGGACTATTAAGTTTCCTGATTTTGTGGATGCAAAATTTGGTGAGGAAGCTTCAGCTTTGCTTCCAGGTTGCTGTGTCGTAGTATTACGTGAAG GGCATCAGGATATAGGATCCATAGCTACAGATCCCTCAGCTATTGCCATCGTTTGCTGGAAAGGAAAGACCAACTTGTGTGTCATGGTTTCTCCACTAGATGGGAAAGAACTGCTTGAGAGGATTTCATTGCGTTTTGGGCTGAAAATCCCCAAAGGGGATAAAGAGAAACCCAGCGAGGAGATTGCTGGATCAGACGAGCTGCTTGATTGTGCCACTGAGGTGGACGATCAAGAATGTTTTCCTGAAAGCAAAGCATCGGACATCGAAATATCAGATGCTAAGGATGCTGACTAG